One stretch of Nomascus leucogenys isolate Asia chromosome 7b, Asia_NLE_v1, whole genome shotgun sequence DNA includes these proteins:
- the LOC100600887 gene encoding tripartite motif-containing protein 60, giving the protein MEFVTALVNLQEESSCPICLEYLKDPVTINCGHNFCRSCLNVSWKDLDDTFPCPVCRFCFPYKSFRKNPQLRNLTEIAKQLQVRRSKRKRQKENAMCEKHNQFLTLFCVKDLEILCTQCSFSTKHQKHYICPIKKAASYHREILEGSLEPLKNNIERVEKVIILQGSKSVELKKKVEYKREEINSEFEQIRLFLQNEQEMILKQIQDEEMNILAKLNENLVELSDYVSTLKHLLREVEGKSVQSNLELLTHVKSTHHKYQNLKCPELFSFRLTKYGFSLPPQYSGLDRIIKPFQVDVILDLNTAHPQLIVSEDRKAVRYERTKPNICYDPRRFYVCPAVLGSQRFSSGRHYWEVEVGNKPKWILGVCQDCLLRNWQDQPSVLGGFWAIGRYMKSGYVASGPKTTQLLPVVKPSKIGIFLDYELGDLSFYNMNDRSVLYTFNDSFTEAIWPYFYTGTDSKPLKICSVSDSER; this is encoded by the coding sequence ATGGAGTTTGTGACAGCCCTGGTGAACCTCCAAGAGGAGTCTAGCTGTCCCATCTGTCTGGAGTACTTGAAAGACCCAGTGACCATCAACTGTGGGCACAACTTCTGTCGCTCCTGCCTCAATGTATCCTGGAAGGATCTAGATGATACCTTTCCCTGTCCTGTCTGCCGTTTTTGCTTTCCATACAAGAGCTTCAGGAAGAACCCCCAGCTCCGTAATTTGACTGAAATTGCTAAACAACTCCAGGTTaggaggagcaagagaaagaggcagaaagagaatgCCATGTGTGAAAAACACAATCAGTTTCTGACCCTCTTCTGTGTGAAGGATCTAGAGATCTTATGTACACAGTGCAGTTTCTCCACTAAACACCAGAAGCACTATATTTGCCCTATTAAGAAAGCTGCCTCTTATCACAGAGAAATTCTAGAAGGTAGCCTTGAGCCCTTGAAGAATAATATAGAACGAGTTGAAAAAGTGATAATTCTGCAAGGCAGCAAATCAGTGGAGCTGAAAAAGAAGGTAGAATATAAGAGGGAAGAAATAAATTCTGAGTTTGAGCAAATTAGATTGTTTTTACAGAATGAACAAGAGATGATTCTTAAGCAGATACAAGATGAAGAGATGAACATTTtagcaaaactaaatgaaaaccTTGTAGAACTTTCAGATTATGTTTCCACGTTAAAACATCTACTGAGGGAGGTAGAGGGCAAGTCTGTGCAGTCAAACCTGGAATTACTGACACATGTTAAGAGTACGCACCACAAGTATCAAAACCTAAAATGCCCTGAACTCTTTTCATTTAGATTAACAAAATATGGTTTCAGTCTTCCTCCTCAATATTCTGGCTTGGACAGAATTATCAAGCCATTTCAAGTAGATGTGATTCTAGATCTTAACACAGCACATCCTCAACTTATTGTCTCTGAGGATAGAAAAGCTGTGCGATATgaaagaacaaaaccaaacatTTGTTATGACCCAAGGAGATTTTATGTCTGCCCTGCTGTCCTAGGCTCTCAGAGATTTAGTTCTGGCCGACATTACTGGGAAGTAGAGGTGGGAAACAAACCTAAATGGATATTGGGTGTGTGTCAAGACTGTCTTCTTAGAAACTGGCAGGATCAGCCATCAGTTCTGGGTGGATTCTGGGCAATTGGGCGATACATGAAGAGTGGTTATGTTGCGTCAGGTCCTAAGACAACCCAGCTTCTGCCAGTAGTAAAACCCAGTAAGATTGGTATTTTTCTGGACTATGAATTGGGCGATCTTTCCTTTTATAATATGAATGATAGGTCTGTTCTCTATACTTTTAATGATTCTTTCACAGAAGCCATTTGGCCTTATTTCTATACTGGAACAGATTCCAAACCTCTTAAAATCTGCTCAGTATCAGATTCTGAAAGATAA